One Bacillus amyloliquefaciens DSM 7 = ATCC 23350 DNA window includes the following coding sequences:
- a CDS encoding AAA family ATPase, with protein sequence MAYKEELHPLLEKAVEHIENIIIGKRDIAILSLAAILAKGHVLLEDVPGVGKTMMVRALAKLIGADFKRIQFTPDLLPSDVTGVSIYNTKTMEFEYRPGPIMGNIVLADEINRTSPKTQSSLLEAMEEGNVTIDGKTMRLAEPFFVMATQNPVEYEGTYPLPEAQLDRFLFKLKMGYPTAEEELKVLSLQEGRNPLETIEPVISKEQFISLQQKLEQVRVDDGIKAYIVGITQHTRRHPSVHLGVSPRGSISLMKAAQAYALLHDRDYVIPDDVQYLAPYTLPHRMILTAEAKFNDVTPEAVIEDIMQTEKVPVQRMSVR encoded by the coding sequence ATGGCTTATAAAGAAGAGCTGCATCCGCTGCTGGAGAAAGCCGTTGAGCATATTGAAAACATCATCATAGGAAAACGGGATATCGCCATACTCAGCTTGGCCGCCATTCTCGCAAAAGGGCATGTGCTGCTGGAAGACGTGCCGGGAGTCGGAAAAACGATGATGGTCCGCGCTTTGGCCAAGCTGATCGGAGCTGACTTTAAGAGGATTCAGTTCACTCCGGATCTTCTGCCGTCAGATGTGACGGGTGTCTCTATTTATAATACGAAAACGATGGAATTTGAATACCGCCCGGGACCGATTATGGGGAATATCGTGCTGGCCGACGAAATTAACAGAACCTCTCCGAAAACGCAGTCTTCTTTGCTTGAGGCGATGGAAGAGGGAAATGTCACGATTGACGGAAAGACAATGCGGCTGGCTGAGCCGTTTTTCGTCATGGCCACACAAAACCCGGTTGAATATGAAGGAACATATCCGCTTCCTGAAGCCCAGCTTGACCGGTTTTTATTTAAGCTGAAGATGGGCTATCCGACTGCCGAGGAGGAGCTTAAGGTTCTGTCTTTGCAGGAAGGGCGCAATCCGCTTGAAACAATTGAGCCCGTCATTTCTAAAGAACAATTTATCAGTCTTCAGCAAAAGCTGGAGCAGGTGCGGGTGGATGATGGCATTAAAGCCTATATCGTCGGCATCACTCAGCATACCCGCCGGCATCCGTCCGTACATTTGGGCGTAAGTCCGCGCGGTTCGATTTCATTAATGAAAGCCGCACAGGCATACGCGCTGCTTCATGATCGCGACTACGTCATTCCTGATGACGTCCAGTATTTGGCTCCGTATACGCTGCCTCACAGAATGATCTTAACGGCCGAGGCGAAATTTAATGATGTCACGCCGGAAGCTGTGATCGAAGACATCATGCAGACGGAAAAAGTTCCCGTTCAAAGGATGTCGGTCCGATAA